One window of Bacteroidota bacterium genomic DNA carries:
- the dprA gene encoding DNA-processing protein DprA — MQLLLYQIALTLIPGIGSINGKKLVAYCGSVEAVFRENRRQLLKIPGIGDSTVNVLSSKNVAILMHRAEKEIKFLEKYGIIPIFYLDKAYPDRLKHCIDSPVMLFYKGTADLNASRIVSIVGTRTATTYGKDCCQSIVMDLSGYKTLIISGLAYGIDSCSHKSALDNGLMTVGILAHGLDIIYPAINRSLAERMLDQGGLLTEFMSETQPDRENFPKRNRIIAGLSDAVVVIEAGKKGGALITAGIANSYNRDVFAVPGRIHDPLSEGCNHLIKTNQAALIQSAADIIYIMGWQDQDKSKKLLQPLLFQELSKDEEKIVKMLEINGESSIDILCISTELTMSKVSAVLLDLEFKGIVKCLPGKMFRLR, encoded by the coding sequence ATGCAGCTCTTATTGTATCAGATAGCGTTAACATTGATTCCGGGAATCGGCTCTATCAACGGGAAGAAGCTGGTGGCTTACTGTGGAAGCGTTGAGGCTGTTTTCAGGGAAAACAGACGACAACTTTTAAAGATCCCTGGCATTGGTGACTCAACAGTAAATGTACTGTCGTCAAAAAACGTTGCCATATTAATGCACAGGGCTGAAAAGGAAATCAAGTTTCTTGAAAAATATGGGATAATTCCCATTTTTTATCTTGACAAGGCTTATCCCGATCGCCTTAAACATTGTATTGACAGCCCGGTGATGTTATTCTATAAAGGGACTGCCGATCTTAATGCCAGCCGGATTGTCAGTATTGTGGGCACCCGCACGGCGACAACATATGGAAAAGACTGTTGCCAGAGCATAGTCATGGATCTGTCAGGATACAAGACTTTAATTATCAGCGGATTGGCTTATGGAATAGATTCCTGTTCGCATAAATCAGCTCTGGATAATGGATTGATGACTGTTGGTATTCTGGCTCACGGATTGGATATTATTTATCCGGCGATAAACAGGTCGCTTGCCGAACGCATGCTTGACCAGGGAGGATTACTCACTGAGTTTATGAGTGAAACTCAACCGGACCGTGAAAATTTCCCTAAACGTAACCGCATCATTGCAGGATTGTCTGATGCAGTCGTTGTAATTGAAGCAGGTAAGAAAGGAGGAGCTCTCATTACAGCTGGTATTGCCAATTCATACAACCGTGATGTGTTTGCTGTACCTGGCAGAATCCATGACCCTTTGTCGGAAGGGTGCAACCATCTCATTAAAACAAATCAGGCTGCCCTGATTCAATCGGCTGCCGATATCATTTATATTATGGGATGGCAGGATCAAGATAAAAGCAAAAAACTCTTACAACCTTTGCTATTTCAAGAACTCTCGAAAGATGAGGAGAAAATTGTCAAAATGCTTGAGATCAATGGAGAATCCAGCATTGACATTTTATGTATCAGTACAGAGCTGACAATGAGTAAAGTTTCGGCTGTCTTGCTGGATTTGGAATTTAAAGGAATCGTCAAATGTCTGCCGGGGAAAATGTTCCGTTTACGCTAA